From Oscillospiraceae bacterium CM, a single genomic window includes:
- a CDS encoding SH3 domain-containing protein has product MRLFKKLFAVLMVLSVLLTAQYITAAAGSIAYGAATVSASSLNIRSGPDTSYPIVATVAHNERVVVLEQTSSDWYHVNYNGTAGYVATMYLSNVLKAENFNATGSVTGDSVSMRATPSTSGTLLCSCKNATVVSVIGINNGWYKVKYSGKTGYIRSDFVSIVATPSATPTPSGTTAAAQTGANNVTVTQLSSEQLSARQVLVDFATQYVGYNYVYGGASPSSGFDCSGLVYYVFRHFDYNVNRTASSQFKNDGTSVKKADLQPGDLVFFSSNGGHSVTHVGIYIGNNKFVHASTPKIGVVISSLDSAYYTRVWYGAKRVMS; this is encoded by the coding sequence TTGCGATTATTCAAGAAGCTTTTCGCCGTGCTGATGGTCTTATCGGTCCTGTTAACAGCACAATACATAACAGCCGCAGCCGGCAGCATTGCCTATGGTGCAGCGACCGTTTCCGCCTCCAGTCTCAACATTCGCTCGGGGCCGGACACGTCATATCCAATCGTTGCAACCGTTGCACATAACGAAAGGGTGGTCGTTCTCGAGCAGACGAGCAGCGACTGGTACCACGTCAATTATAACGGGACCGCCGGGTACGTCGCGACGATGTATCTGTCGAACGTTTTAAAAGCGGAAAATTTTAATGCAACCGGCAGCGTTACAGGTGACAGCGTCTCCATGCGCGCAACACCCTCAACATCGGGAACTTTACTGTGCAGCTGCAAGAACGCCACGGTCGTCAGTGTCATAGGCATCAATAACGGCTGGTATAAAGTCAAATATAGCGGTAAAACGGGTTATATCCGCTCTGATTTTGTGAGCATTGTGGCGACGCCTTCAGCAACGCCTACGCCGTCCGGCACAACCGCCGCGGCTCAGACAGGTGCCAACAACGTCACAGTGACGCAGCTTTCCTCCGAGCAGCTCTCGGCCCGCCAGGTTCTTGTTGACTTTGCCACGCAGTATGTCGGTTACAACTATGTTTATGGCGGCGCGTCTCCTTCGTCCGGTTTTGACTGCTCCGGTCTTGTTTACTACGTTTTCCGTCATTTTGATTATAATGTCAACAGGACGGCATCGAGCCAGTTTAAAAATGACGGCACGTCCGTAAAGAAAGCAGACCTGCAGCCGGGTGACCTTGTCTTCTTCTCCTCAAACGGCGGGCACAGCGTGACGCACGTTGGGATTTACATCGGCAACAACAAATTCGTCCATGCCTCAACGCCCAAAATCGGCGTCGTTATCTCTAGCCTTGACAGCGCCTATTACACGCGTGTCTGGTACGGCGCTAAACGCGTGATGTCTTAA
- a CDS encoding protein jag, whose translation MLKSIEVTGKSEDDAIQSALDQLGLSRDEVSVEIVERAKAGFLGLKSTPAVVRVTFDSVTSSAEHVETFLTGLFVRMGVKATPEIAEAEGTLAVTLTGEDPGALIGRRGETLDAIQHLTNYVINRGNAAHVRVSIDAENYRERRNEALERLAEKVAAKVVKYRKNMTLEPMNSYERHVIHTALQEVANVTTYSVGTEPNRRIVVAYERKGGETNSQPTYREWR comes from the coding sequence ATGTTGAAATCAATTGAAGTGACTGGAAAAAGTGAGGATGATGCGATCCAGTCGGCGCTGGATCAACTCGGGCTGTCGCGCGACGAAGTATCCGTTGAAATCGTCGAGCGGGCAAAAGCCGGATTTCTCGGACTGAAAAGTACGCCGGCCGTTGTCCGTGTCACATTTGACAGCGTTACCAGCAGCGCCGAGCACGTTGAGACGTTTTTAACGGGCTTATTTGTTCGGATGGGCGTCAAAGCAACGCCCGAAATTGCCGAAGCGGAAGGGACTCTGGCCGTCACGCTGACCGGGGAAGACCCGGGGGCGTTAATTGGCCGCCGCGGCGAAACGCTGGACGCCATACAGCATCTGACCAACTATGTTATCAACCGTGGTAATGCCGCGCACGTCCGCGTCAGCATCGACGCGGAGAATTACAGAGAGCGCCGCAACGAGGCGCTGGAGCGCCTTGCCGAAAAAGTTGCCGCCAAGGTCGTCAAATATAGAAAGAATATGACGCTTGAACCGATGAACTCCTATGAGCGCCATGTCATCCATACGGCACTGCAGGAAGTTGCCAATGTGACAACATACTCCGTCGGGACGGAGCCAAACCGACGCATTGTTGTCGCCTATGAACGCAAAGGCGGAGAGACGAACAGCCAGCCGACGTATCGGGAATGGAGATAA
- the acpP gene encoding acyl carrier protein, translating to MVLDKVRELLASQFELDISKISQDTDIVADLGADSLDLVEMIMMLEEEFGIVITDETIYGYKTVGEVTAFIENILDKTL from the coding sequence ATGGTACTTGACAAAGTGCGGGAGCTGTTGGCATCGCAGTTTGAACTGGATATCAGCAAAATATCGCAGGACACGGATATCGTTGCGGATCTCGGCGCCGATTCCTTAGATCTTGTTGAGATGATTATGATGCTGGAAGAGGAATTCGGTATTGTCATTACAGATGAGACGATTTACGGGTATAAGACAGTCGGAGAAGTGACAGCGTTTATTGAAAACATACTTGACAAAACGCTATAA